Proteins encoded within one genomic window of Gallus gallus isolate bGalGal1 chromosome 1, bGalGal1.mat.broiler.GRCg7b, whole genome shotgun sequence:
- the RRP1B gene encoding ribosomal RNA processing protein 1 homolog B: protein MAPAAAQAPEIQFAQRLAANEKRIRDRAVKKLRGYISLRTQRPGGGFSQEELLKIWKGLFYCMWMQDKPLLQEELANNISQLIHVIQNTEAQHLFIRTFWQTMSREWNGIDNLRLDKYYMLIRMILRQSFEVLKRNDWDESLRELLLQLLMKEVMDPDSNAPKGIKFHFIDIYLQELAKVGAKELTADQSLKFIEPFCNFVAQSKDPSVMHAVASGIFEIIVDQSPYAIEDLMKELESSGDEEDVSEDDEQGKKEMLKTKASRRLSGKSAQSAEKTEDVDENADDSIGPVLQFDYKAVADKLFELASKKNTPALNRKRLYKLVKKFQDLAEGIFPQDFPEDVSTDEDDDTFSRGRRKKKVVKPSGKNSLEKVKGSGKDEQEASSAKETSVPQKKRKKRKIRESPHADSGTTDGNSEEGIAETSGSVILNPGKMPDNKMKKKKKLLVNETNEIRNAVSDTGDKHSVSAQSSQADTEQSKKIQSEKMNPKVQNVLGKLECQNGPANAKKAEDVNTSLTPLIPKVGKKKQKAGSALVNGENFSQQTDLKCNKEGPLSRDVDSESEPSRKVKLKKKTKLVALEGIEVSNQKAATLKKKRKVKEVLNSVEANGILETACKKSKKEESSTALSPLKKKKAKQGSDFVKFEKSTVPKALLFRKARSTISSTRASIPLNKLQSSGSKKVTFGLNKNMTAEFKKTDKSILVSPEGPSRVAFNPAQKPRHGVLKSPAGTPDGEPKLKKPLTAQAKKKTTARAFF from the exons ATGGCTCCCGCCGCCGCGCAGGCTCCTGAGATCCAGTTCGCGCAGCGGCTGGCCGCCAACGAGAAGCGAATCCGGGACCGCGCCGTGAAGAAGCTGCGGGGCTACATCAGCCTCCGCACCCAGCGCCCGGGCG GTGGCTTCAGCCAGGAAGAACTGCTAAAAATATGGAAGGGACTGTTCTACTGTATGTGGATGCAGGATAAACCACTGCTACAG gAGGAACTTGCTAATAACATTTCACAACTTATCCATGTGATTCAGAATACAGAGGCTC AACATTTGTTCATTCGAACGTTTTGGCAAACCATGAGCCgtgaatggaatggaatagacAATCTACGTCTCGATAAGTACTATATG CTAATCCGCATGATTTTGAGGCAATCTTTTGAagtgctgaaaagaaatgactgGGATGAAAG cCTAAGGGAACTGCTATTGCAGCTACTAATGAAAGAAGTCATGGACCCAGACAGCAATGCTCCCAAAGGGATAAAGTTCCATTTCATTGATATCTATCTGCAAGAATTGGCTAaagttggtgcaaaggag CTCACAGCAGACCAGAGTCTCAAGTTCATTGAACCTTTCTGCAATTTCGTTGCCCAATCAAAGGA TCCTTCTGTGATGCACGCTGTAGCCAGTGGTATCTTTGAGATCATTGTGGATCAGTCCCCGTATGCCATTGAAGACCTAATGAAAGAACTGGAAAGCAGCGGTGATGAGGAAGACGTGTCTGAAGATGAtgaacagggaaagaaagagatgctTAAAACCAAAG caaGTAGACGTTTGTCAGGAAAATCGGCACAGAGCGCTGAAAAAACAGAGGATGTAGATGAAAATGCTGATGATAGTATTGGGCCTGTTCTTCAG TTTGATTATAAGGCTGTTGCAGACAAACTCTTTGAATTGGCAAGCAAGAAGAATACGCCTGCCCTTAACAGAAAGCGTCTGTACAAGCTGGTCAAAAA GTTCCAGGATTTAGCAGAAG GAATCTTCCCCCAAGATTTCCCTGAAGATGTTTCTACAGATGAAGACGATGATACGTTCAGTAGAGGGAGGCGAAAGAAAAAAGTTGTCAAACCTTCAGGGaaaaacagtttggaaaaaGTAAAAG GCTCGGGGAAGGATGAACAAGAGGCATCAAGTGCAAAGGAGACATCAGTTCcacagaagaagaggaaaaaaaggaagataaggGAGAGCCCACATGCTGATTCTGGAACAACCGATGGAAATTCTGAGGAGGGAATAGCTGAAACATCTGGATCTGTTATACTTAACCCAGGAAAGATGCCAGATAataagatgaagaagaagaagaaattgctAGTTAATGAGACAAATGAGATCAGAAATGCAGTAAGTGACACCGGAGATAAGCACAGCGtctctgcacagagcagtcaggctgacacagagcagagcaaaaagATTCAGTCAGAGAAAATGAATCCAAAAGTGCAAAATGTTCTTGGAAAGCTGGAATGTCAAAACGGTCCAGCTAATGCCAAAAAGGCAGAGGATGTCAACACGTCTCTCACACCATTAATTCCCAAggttgggaaaaagaaacaaaaagcagggTCTGCCTTGGTCAATGGGGAGAACTTTTCACAGCAGACAGACTTGAAATGCAACAAGGAGGGCCCACTGTCAAGAGATGTGGACTCTGAATCTGAACCCTCCAGAAAAGTCAAattgaagaaaaagacaaagctgGTTGCTTTGGAAGGGATTGAGGTCTCCAACCAGAAAGCAGCAAccttgaaaaagaagagaaaagttAAAGAGGTGCTAAATTCTGTTGAAGCCAATGGAATTCTGGAGACTGCatgcaagaaaagcaaaaaggag gaaagcagcactgctctaTCGCcgttgaagaaaaagaaagcaaaacaagggaGTGATTTTGTGAAATTTGAAAAATCAACTGTACCAAAGGCATTACTCTTCAGGAAGGCCAGAAGTACCATCTCCTCCACCAGAGCCTCCATTCCG TTGAATAAACTGCAGTCATCCGGCTCCAAAAAGGTCACCTTTGGTTTGAATAAAAACATGACTGCTG aatttaaaaagacTGACAAAAGTATCTTGGTGAGCCCAGAAGGACCCTCTCGTGTAGCTTTCAATCCTGCACAGAAACCTCGTCATGGAGTGCTGAAGTCTCCTGCAGGTACCCCAGACGGAGAGCCTAAACTGAAGAAACCACTTACTGCGCAAgctaagaagaaaacaactgctAGGGCTTTCTTTTAA
- the RRP1B gene encoding ribosomal RNA processing protein 1 homolog B isoform X1, producing the protein MLLSRLLTGGFSQEELLKIWKGLFYCMWMQDKPLLQEELANNISQLIHVIQNTEAQHLFIRTFWQTMSREWNGIDNLRLDKYYMLIRMILRQSFEVLKRNDWDESLRELLLQLLMKEVMDPDSNAPKGIKFHFIDIYLQELAKVGAKELTADQSLKFIEPFCNFVAQSKDPSVMHAVASGIFEIIVDQSPYAIEDLMKELESSGDEEDVSEDDEQGKKEMLKTKASRRLSGKSAQSAEKTEDVDENADDSIGPVLQFDYKAVADKLFELASKKNTPALNRKRLYKLVKKFQDLAEGIFPQDFPEDVSTDEDDDTFSRGRRKKKVVKPSGKNSLEKVKGSGKDEQEASSAKETSVPQKKRKKRKIRESPHADSGTTDGNSEEGIAETSGSVILNPGKMPDNKMKKKKKLLVNETNEIRNAVSDTGDKHSVSAQSSQADTEQSKKIQSEKMNPKVQNVLGKLECQNGPANAKKAEDVNTSLTPLIPKVGKKKQKAGSALVNGENFSQQTDLKCNKEGPLSRDVDSESEPSRKVKLKKKTKLVALEGIEVSNQKAATLKKKRKVKEVLNSVEANGILETACKKSKKEESSTALSPLKKKKAKQGSDFVKFEKSTVPKALLFRKARSTISSTRASIPLNKLQSSGSKKVTFGLNKNMTAEFKKTDKSILVSPEGPSRVAFNPAQKPRHGVLKSPAGTPDGEPKLKKPLTAQAKKKTTARAFF; encoded by the exons ATGCTGCTCTCTCGGCTGCTCACAG GTGGCTTCAGCCAGGAAGAACTGCTAAAAATATGGAAGGGACTGTTCTACTGTATGTGGATGCAGGATAAACCACTGCTACAG gAGGAACTTGCTAATAACATTTCACAACTTATCCATGTGATTCAGAATACAGAGGCTC AACATTTGTTCATTCGAACGTTTTGGCAAACCATGAGCCgtgaatggaatggaatagacAATCTACGTCTCGATAAGTACTATATG CTAATCCGCATGATTTTGAGGCAATCTTTTGAagtgctgaaaagaaatgactgGGATGAAAG cCTAAGGGAACTGCTATTGCAGCTACTAATGAAAGAAGTCATGGACCCAGACAGCAATGCTCCCAAAGGGATAAAGTTCCATTTCATTGATATCTATCTGCAAGAATTGGCTAaagttggtgcaaaggag CTCACAGCAGACCAGAGTCTCAAGTTCATTGAACCTTTCTGCAATTTCGTTGCCCAATCAAAGGA TCCTTCTGTGATGCACGCTGTAGCCAGTGGTATCTTTGAGATCATTGTGGATCAGTCCCCGTATGCCATTGAAGACCTAATGAAAGAACTGGAAAGCAGCGGTGATGAGGAAGACGTGTCTGAAGATGAtgaacagggaaagaaagagatgctTAAAACCAAAG caaGTAGACGTTTGTCAGGAAAATCGGCACAGAGCGCTGAAAAAACAGAGGATGTAGATGAAAATGCTGATGATAGTATTGGGCCTGTTCTTCAG TTTGATTATAAGGCTGTTGCAGACAAACTCTTTGAATTGGCAAGCAAGAAGAATACGCCTGCCCTTAACAGAAAGCGTCTGTACAAGCTGGTCAAAAA GTTCCAGGATTTAGCAGAAG GAATCTTCCCCCAAGATTTCCCTGAAGATGTTTCTACAGATGAAGACGATGATACGTTCAGTAGAGGGAGGCGAAAGAAAAAAGTTGTCAAACCTTCAGGGaaaaacagtttggaaaaaGTAAAAG GCTCGGGGAAGGATGAACAAGAGGCATCAAGTGCAAAGGAGACATCAGTTCcacagaagaagaggaaaaaaaggaagataaggGAGAGCCCACATGCTGATTCTGGAACAACCGATGGAAATTCTGAGGAGGGAATAGCTGAAACATCTGGATCTGTTATACTTAACCCAGGAAAGATGCCAGATAataagatgaagaagaagaagaaattgctAGTTAATGAGACAAATGAGATCAGAAATGCAGTAAGTGACACCGGAGATAAGCACAGCGtctctgcacagagcagtcaggctgacacagagcagagcaaaaagATTCAGTCAGAGAAAATGAATCCAAAAGTGCAAAATGTTCTTGGAAAGCTGGAATGTCAAAACGGTCCAGCTAATGCCAAAAAGGCAGAGGATGTCAACACGTCTCTCACACCATTAATTCCCAAggttgggaaaaagaaacaaaaagcagggTCTGCCTTGGTCAATGGGGAGAACTTTTCACAGCAGACAGACTTGAAATGCAACAAGGAGGGCCCACTGTCAAGAGATGTGGACTCTGAATCTGAACCCTCCAGAAAAGTCAAattgaagaaaaagacaaagctgGTTGCTTTGGAAGGGATTGAGGTCTCCAACCAGAAAGCAGCAAccttgaaaaagaagagaaaagttAAAGAGGTGCTAAATTCTGTTGAAGCCAATGGAATTCTGGAGACTGCatgcaagaaaagcaaaaaggag gaaagcagcactgctctaTCGCcgttgaagaaaaagaaagcaaaacaagggaGTGATTTTGTGAAATTTGAAAAATCAACTGTACCAAAGGCATTACTCTTCAGGAAGGCCAGAAGTACCATCTCCTCCACCAGAGCCTCCATTCCG TTGAATAAACTGCAGTCATCCGGCTCCAAAAAGGTCACCTTTGGTTTGAATAAAAACATGACTGCTG aatttaaaaagacTGACAAAAGTATCTTGGTGAGCCCAGAAGGACCCTCTCGTGTAGCTTTCAATCCTGCACAGAAACCTCGTCATGGAGTGCTGAAGTCTCCTGCAGGTACCCCAGACGGAGAGCCTAAACTGAAGAAACCACTTACTGCGCAAgctaagaagaaaacaactgctAGGGCTTTCTTTTAA